A stretch of DNA from Lotus japonicus ecotype B-129 chromosome 4, LjGifu_v1.2:
TGAAAAAGGACCGGAGTTGAgtattattttcctttttccataGGGTGGGTTTGTGAGTTGAGTTTTAGAGAGTAAAGTTAGGAATGAGGAAACTTATGAGAAATCCTCCaattggttaaaaaaaatttaaatagagGGGGagtggattggattggattataTGAGGATTGAGACCCATAAGTCtaattatatacatatataaccctTTTCGAGATACGGTGGCAGTCCCGACTAATAAATGACATTTTCAAGGTTTATTCTTTGTGACTTCACGCCTGCATATTTGATTGAGAAACTTAACTAAATACTATCTAACACATACTAGGGAAAACAGACACTTGCAACTTCAAAAGCCAATTGGCACCAGCACCACTAAATACCATTCCAGAGAGCCAATATCCCAATCTGAATTTCACACGCCTACCATGAGCCATTCCAATTCACCAAACAGTAGGAACATCAAACAAGCACTATCCTTTATCAAACTCGAACAAGTTCCAGCCAACCGAAATCACAACTTCCCATCAAAATCCCAAGATCACCCTTCGTATTACAACAACTAGCACAAAAAAAACAGTACCAATTGCCATACCGGATAACAATCATAACTCTTGCAGACAAAGAAATGGTTGGGTAGACCATTTAAAAAGTGAGAAACTAAAACCACCAACCTTAGACTTGATCCAATGCCAAGACCTCCACTTGATCAGCTCCATAACCGTTGACATATCCGCCACACCATCTCGGAAAACAATTGAGCCAGATGGACCATGCTGCAACCAACCAAATCGCAAATGCACACTTTTGTTGCAATTTATTCAAGCCAAATACAAACTGCAAGAGATGAGCACGAGGCTCCAATGGAAGGGCGGTTTGAACGCCAAGCCAATGATAGTACCCACGCCACACATCTACCGAGAAAGGGCATGAAACGACAATGTGAGCACTTGTCTCCGCAACCACACCGCAAACCGAGCAAGTAATCTCCTCCTGTGATTGCAAAACCTTTCGCTTCCACAGGATCTCCTTGCTGGAAATTCGATCCAACACCAACCTCCAAGTAAACACCTTCACATTCGAGGGGGCAATAGACCACCAAATCCGATTAAAAATTGGATCCGGGCTCGCTAATAAAAGTACCTGAAAAAAAGAGTAGAAAGAGTTAACTGAAAACACGCCGTCGGGGCTTGGGCTCCAACTCCATTTGTCAAGAACTCCTTTAGACAAGTGAATTCGGTTAATGCCATCAAGCATGGAATTGTACCATAACAATTCCTTACCCGCAAGAGGCCTTCTCCACCCAAACTACCACCTCCACTCTCCACGGTTCCATGTCCCACACTCTCGAACACATGTATACTTCAACTGAGATAAATTTGTAGAGTCTATGGTACCTGTTACACAAGCTGCCCATGAAGTGAAAAGAAACACGCAGAGTTGCACAAGAAATGGGAGATTGAATTGTGCCATCCAAACGATAGCGTGATATCACGATTTGATAATTATCGTTTGGGGGGCAGCGAAAACGTTAGTGAGAAGAAAGGAGAAGGAGATAGACGATAGACACAACGATTTATTCTGGTTCGCCCCTAGAACGAtagggctacgtccagtcccCAACAAGGCTGGGATTTCGCtatgcaagtatcaaggacttctcctacaacaaGTATTTAATATGACTTCTCCCGATGAGTTTATAAGGACTCCTACTACGAGTTTATAAGGACTCCTACTACGAGTTTATAAGGACTCCTCCTATGAGTTTATGAGGGCTCCTCCTAGTGAGTATTAATAGGACTTATCCCGGTGAGTTTATAAGGACTCCTCCTATGAGTTTATGAGGGCTCCTCCTAGTGAGTATTAATAGGACTTATCCCGGTGATTTTATAAGGACTCCTCCTTTGAGTTTATAAAGACTCCTCCTAGTGAGTATTATCCAGGACTCCACCAAGTATTCTTTCAttgcctcttcaggcattgaGTATTAGATAGGacacaagtattagacaggacttgtCCCACAAACAATCTTTCTCAAGATCGTTTTCATCTACTCTAAAATCTCTTCTTCTAAGAGGGATAGTAGGTCAATTAAGTTCATGAACATAAAGCATTTAGGAGATTTTCAACTCTAGGCTTATGCTTTGTATTCTATTACATGATAAAGATAAAAAAGATTTAACTCAAAGAATATCTACTCTACATGTTTTTATCAGACTTAGATAAATGATGTGATCATTAGGAGTATCATCGATGTTTGATGTTAAGCATTAAGGCTCCAATTCGCGCTTCATATACTTGAGCATAAAGCTCAATCCTTGTGAGCATGAGCGCTGCTTCCTCTAGTCTTTACTTCTTCCCTTTATACTTCTGAGTCTTCTGTGAGCGAAAAGTATTCGTTGTGACCAATTAAGTGATTATATAACGAAATATCTAGTGTCAAATGGACTACTTAAGTGAAAAGCTATTTTTATATTTGTACTACAAAGATAAATCAATTTTTGgtttcttaaaaaataaatttaattttaagaaaCCAAAAATTCTCTGTTTTGGCTGTTTGGTTCAAGGTTTTCATTAGTCAAATTCATCAGAACCCAATGATAAAACATTACTTAACGCATGACAGGAGCCCAAAAACCAGAATTGAAGAATACGATGGATAATACTAGGAACAAGAAGGCAATCAGTGAATACTTGTTGGCTTCCATATGTCTGAGATTGACATCCGTCTTCAAATTCTCTGTTTATCATCTCATGTTTTTTAGAATGAGGTCCGTTTTTTTAGATTGAAGTGCTGGGAGTTTCAGAAATGGATAGTGATCTTTCCATCTGAGAACATGTCGAGAGTTGGTGAAAGATTAAAACTAGTTATACAGGAGTCTCTCCATATCAAATTACATTCTAGTGGAATTTCTGAAAAAGGTTTCATTCCCTGCAAAATCAAGTAAATGAGGGGTTTGGAGATACTTTGGTGGTGAGGGATTGACCTTGTGTCATTGCAATTTGAATTGGACCCTGGCACTGTGTGGCATTATCGGATTATGAGTGTTGATATTGTTGCTTGTTTTGGTTGTGCTTTTATTCTtgcttgttttgtttttctagCTACTGTTATGTTCATATTGTagtcttttatttcttttagttATCTTAGCTTTGTCATTGGTTTCTGTTTTAATCTCACTTGGGAGAGTTTGTTCCCATGACTTTGTcttctattataatatatatctttctctttttaaaaataattaataat
This window harbors:
- the LOC130713522 gene encoding uncharacterized protein LOC130713522 produces the protein MALLTDIAAAVLLLASPDPIFNRIWWSIAPSNVKVFTWRLVLDRISSKEILWKRKVLQSQEEITCSVCGVVAETSAHIVVSCPFSVDVWRGYYHWLGVQTALPLEPRAHLLQFVFGLNKLQQKCAFAIWLVAAWSIWLNCFPRWCGGYVNGYGADQVEVLALDQV